Within the Opitutaceae bacterium TAV5 genome, the region ACGGCGAGGGTTCCGGTGCTCCCCTCGATGGTAAGGCCCATGCGGACACCGCGCGAGGCGAGGTTTTTCCTGCTCTCGAAAAGCCCGCGGACGCCGTCGGGAAATTTGTAGAAGGCCATGACATCGTCGCCGGCCACGGGGCCGAGGGGCTCGGTGGTGGCGATGCGGTCCTCCCTGCGCAGCGGGCGTCCGTTCACGGAGATATCGGCAAAGACGGATTCCGGAGGACCGAAGAAAAAACAGGCGAGGTCCAGGAGGTGCGTTCCCAGGACGAGCATGTCTTCCATGCCTCCGCGGGCGTCCTCCTTGCCGCGCCCGTAAAAGGTGAGCGGGCGCCCGATGGCGCCGGCCTCGATCATGCGCTTCGCGGTCTGGAAGACGAGGGCGTGCCGCCCGAGGTGGGCGACGGCGATGCGGACACGGTTTTCCTCGGCCAGTTGCACGATCCGGTCCGCCTCGCGGAGATCGATGGTGAGAGGTTTTTCGCAGAAGACATGGACGCCTTTTCGCGCCGCCGCCCCGATCGGTGCGAGGTGTTCTCCGGGTATCCGGGAACAAATGACGAGGATATCGGGCGTTTCCGCATCCAGCATCTCCTCACACGTCGTGTAGTGGCGAACGGCTTCCGTTTCGCGCAGGCGTTCGGCGATGCCGTCCGGGTTGGAATCCACGAGCGCGACTGTCTCGACACCAGGCAGACCCCGGAAGGCCAGATGGGTCAGGTGTCCACCGCGACCCTGTATCCGGGTGTCGTGCAGGAGGGCGATTTTCCAGGTTTTGGCTGCGGAGGGCATTGGGTCCGGGTGCGTTGTCCTTGGGCCTCGTCGGAACGTCTGCGCCTCAGGCGCGTGTGTCCGACCCCATCATGGCCAGGCTGCGTCCGCCGTCCACGACGTGGTTCTGGCCGAGGATGTAGCCGGATTCGGGCAGGGTCAGGAAGACGACCACGCTGGCGATGTCGTCCGGCGTGCAGAGGCGGTTCAGATACGAGTGGCGCCGGGCGAAGGTGGCGGGATCGTCGGTTTTCTCGCGCAGGACGATGCCGGGTGACACGCAGTTGACGTTGATGTCGTGCGGGCCGAGCTCCTTGGCGAGGGCGCGCGTGGCGGCGATGATCGCGCCTTTCGCGGCGGCGTAATCGACCGACCTCGCGAGCCCCTGAACGCCGACGGTGGAGCCGATGTTGACGATGCGCCCGGAGCGGGCGGCCACCATGTGGCGCGCGACGGCGTGGGTGCAGTTGAGCGTGCCGAAGAGGTTGACGGCGATGACGTCGCGGACGACGTCGAGCGATTGCTCGTGGAAGACCTTCATCCGCTTGCGGGCGCTGCCACCGGCGCAGTTGACCAGGATGTCGATGCGTCCGTGGCGGGCGAAGACGTCGTCCACCCTGGCGCGCACGTCGTCGGGATTGGTGATGTCGAGGCCGACCGGCTCGGCGGCGGCGCCGGCGGCGGTGATGGTCCTGGCGTTTTGTTCGGCGAACTCGGCGCGGATGTCGAAGAGCACGATCCTGGCGCCTTCGGCGGCCAGCTTGCGGGCGATGGCGCCACCGAGGACGCCGCCTCCTCCGGTGACGATGGCAACTTGGTCTTTCAGTTTCATAGGGTGGTGAGTGGTGTATTGAGTTTTTTTACCGCGTACCGAGTGAAGCGACTGTCTGACATGGATTCAGGTTGGCAGAGCCAAAACCACGTTCTTTTTTTAGCCACGGATAAAACCGGATAAAGGCAGGGATTTTCAGGAAAAACAGGTGACTTCCCATCCGTGTAATCTCCGAAAATCCGTGAAATCCGTGGTTAAAAAAGATCGGGTTCCCGTCATTCGTGTTCATCCGCGGTTGGTTTTTAGTGTTTTCCTGTCAATAGCCCGCGGCAGCGAGCAGGGCCTCGTGAACGAGGAATTCGTGGGCAGGCGGAAACGGATTCTTCATCTCGCCACGAACGATGCGGGCGAGCTCGGTGAGTTGCCCGGTGTAGCGGCCGTTGATGACACCGACATCCACGACATGCGTGCCGGCGGAGAACTCGCCGCACGGCTGCGCGAGCGTCAGGCGCACATGCAGAGGGTCGATCGCGTAGCGGCTGCTGTGGTGCTCCAGCGGTTGGATTTCCACGGTGCCCCTGGTGCCGCACACGACGAGCTGGCGGCGCTTGAAACCCTCGACCTCGACGATGGAGGTGCGGATCGAGGCGGTGGTGTGCGGATATTCGAGCACGGCAAAGCCGTTGTCGTTGACGCCGTCGTCGCGGGTCGGGCGCTGGAAGACCGTCACGTTTTGCGGGCGGCCAAGCAGGGCAACGACGATGTCGATCAGGTATCCGCCAAATATATACATGGCGCCGCCCTTGAAGTTGGCGACCCACTTGCGGTAGTCGTCGCCGTCGAGGCGACTCATGACGGCATGGACCTCGAAAATGTCGCCCAGCCAGCCGGCGCGCACTGCATGCTTGCAGAAGTTGATCGCGGGGTTGTTGCGATACATGTAGCCGAGCTGGATACAGAGGTTCTGGCGCTCGCATTCGTCGAGGAGGGCCTTGAATGCCGGCAGGGATTCGCCGCCGGGCTTGTCGAGGTGCATGTGCAGGCCGCGCGCGGCACAGCGGGCGGCGGTGGGCACGAGTTCCAAGCCGTCGGTTTCCACGGCGACGGCTTCGAGGCCGGGAACGTCAAAAAGCTCCTCCTCGGTCATCCAGGGCAGGCCCTGATAAACCTCCATGTTGCCGCGCCGTTCGCGCCACACGGGATCGTCCTCCACGACGCCGACCACCTCGAACAGATGAGGCAGGTTGCGGAGCGTCCGCATCTTTTCCGACGCGTGGTTGTGGCCAATGCCGATCTGGCCGATTTTTATGGGTTTCGATTTCATGCGATTGCGTTTCTCCAGTCGAAAAGGATGCCGGGCGGGTTCGTGCCGCCCGCGGCCAGGCGTTGATAGATCTCCGGGGCTTTTTGCGGGACGACGACTTCGGCGATCAGCGGGGCGGCGTGGAGCCGGCCCGCGGCGAAAAACCGCAGCAGCATTTTCAGGTCGTCGCGCAGCGTCCAGTAGCCGGGGCGGGAGTTTTCGGAGGGACGCACGAAGTTGTGCGCGCCGATGAGGGTGATGCCGGGTTTGTGGACATCGTTGTAAAAATCGATGTCGAGCGTGGGGGTGCGCGAGCAGCCCGTGAGGGAGACGCGTCCCATCGGGGCCGTGCAGGCGAGGGCTTGTTTGACGGCAAGGGGTGATCCGGTGATTTCGGCGACGGCGTTTACGCCTCCTCCGGTGAGGGTCTTTATTGTCGCGGGCAGGTTTTTTTCGTCGGGTGAGAAGACGTGGTCGGCGCCGAGTTGCAGGGCGAGGGCGCGGCGGGCTTCGGAATAGTCGAGGGCGATGATGGGCATCGCGCCGCTGAGGCGGGCGCATTGCGTGGCGAACAGGCCGAGGAGTCCGAGTCCCATAATCATGGCAGATTCGCCGAGTTCGAGGCGCAGTTTGCGCACGCCTTGCAGACCCATCGCGGCAATGATTGCGAACACGGCTGTCTTCGAATCGAGCGCGGGGTCTTCGATGCGCACGACGTGGCGCTGTTCTTTTATCGAGAGGGTGGCGTGATTGCTGTGGTAGGCGATGACGCGGTCGCCGGGTTTGAGTTCCGTCACGCCGTCGCCGGTGGCGAGGATTTTACCGGCTGCGCTGTAACCGGGGCGTTTGGGGAAATTGCCCGTGGTGTTGGCTCTTCCGTGAAACATGTCCATTTCCGTGCCGGGCGAAATGAGCGTGTATTCAGTTTCCAGCAACACGTGGCCTGACGGACAGTTTTCCGGCAGGTCGAATGTTTCCAGTTTTGCGGTCCGGGGGGCGGGAAATGTGATGCGGTAACCTTTCATCTCGTCATGTCGTTTTTCGGGTGGGCGGACCTTGCCGCGGTTCGTTTGAAAACTGCTGGAGGAGGGAAAGTGGCGGCAAGAGGGAATTTGAAAATAACCTGTAAATTGGAATGTAAATTTCGATCAGTTTCAGAAAATCAGATTTTTTATTGAAAACACCTCAATAGAGGCCATTTCGACCTGCAATGATCACCATACAGGAAATCGCTCGTGACGCGCGGGTTTCGACGGCGACCGTTTCCCGGGTCTTCAGCAATCATCCCAATGTGAAGGCCGGCATCCGCGAACGTGTCCTTCAGGTTGCGCGGTCCCGTGACTATCATCCGCGTCTTTCGGGCCGCCGGCGCAACGTCATGCTCATCACGCCGTCCCGATCGGCGTATCCTGTGCAAAACTACGTGGAAATGGTGGTCTCGCACCTTGCCGGGGAACTCGCCGCCCGCGGCTACCGGATCGAGATCCTGCCCGCGGACAATCTCGACCGCCTGGAAAACATCCCGTTTTGCGGCGCGATACGGATCGGTTCCGACGAGGTGCCCTGGAATAACTGGAACGCAAGATTCGACGCGCCGCTGGTGATGATCGACCGCGAGGTGACGCCTCCGCTTCCCAATGTGTTTTCCGTGCGTTCGAACGAAAAGCAGGGGATGGAACTGGCGGTGGAGTATTTGTTCCGGCGCGGGCATCGCCGCATCGGCTGCCTCGTCAGCATGTCGAAGCTGGGCAATCCGCTCCAGCGCGAACGGTACCTTGAGGAGGCGCTGGCGGAGAGGAAGTTGCCGGCGGGCAAATCCCTGGTGCGACTGCCCACGGAGGAAAATTTCGTGGAGGAAGTCGGCAAGCTGCTGCGAAACAAACCCGATGCGATTTTCAGCCCCGGCGGATCGGGCGGCATCATCACGGCCTATGCGCTGTCGCTTTACGGCAAACGGGTGCCGGACGACATTTCGCTCGTCGTTTCCGAGCGTGCGATGATTTCCCGTTACTGCATCCCTCCGCAGACGGCGATCACGCAGGATTACCATGCGCTGGCAGTCGCGGCGGTGGATGTGATCGACGCCCGGCTCCGGCGGCAGGATTTTCCGCGGGAAACGGTTCTGGATTACCAGCTCATCGAGCGCGACAGCGTGGCCGATCGCGCTGCTGATCGTCCGGTCCTCACGAATCATCCGGTTCCAGGTGGTCCGGGTGGCTCAACGTGAGCGCGGCCAGATAGCAGGGGAAGTAGAGTGGCTCCTTATGGCAGTCGTTTGGTGAAGAGGAGGCGGGTCTCGATTTTTTCGACAGGCAGACCGGTGAGAAGGGCGGCGGCGCGGCGGTAGATGTCGAGTTGCGATGCGTAGCGGGCGGTGGCGCGGGCGTGGTCGGCGTCGTCGCGGAGGCGGTCGGTCTTGAAATCGTGGATCGTAGCGGAGAAAGCGCGGCCGGAGGCGTCGCGGCGAATGACCACACGGTCGAAGGTGCCGGTGTACCAGGTGTCGCCAAACGCGACTTCGAAGGTGCGCTCGCGCCAGACTTCGGCTCGCGCGTCGGGACGCGCGAAAACGGCGGAACATGTCGCAGCGTTTTCGATACAGGCACGGGCTTCGGCGATGGCAGGTTCGGGGATGCCTGCGGCGAAAAGCGCGGCTGTCCAGGCATCGGCCTCCCAGGTATCGAGCCATTCGACGGCGGCGAGGGCGTTGTGAACCGCGGTGCCGAAGGCGGCGGCGTGGTCGCCGGTGTTGCCAAACACGAGCGCGCCGGGCAGCGTGCCGGTTTTGGCGTCGGATGGCGTGCGGGGGATCAGGCGGCGGACAGGCTGGAAGGGAGCGGCGGCATTCCTGCCGCTGCGACGGGACGCGGAGCGGCCCGCCGGATCGGAGGGGGAGTTACCCGTGTCAGGCAGCGGCAGGAATGCCGCCGCTCCGGCACAGGTGTTGTCGGGACAGTCGCGGAACCAGGCCGGGTTGCCGGTGCTCCAGGCAGCAGGGAGGGTCAGGTCGCCGATGGTGACTTCGTCACCGGCGGTGCCGAGGGATTCGGCGAGGATGCGGGGGAAATTTCTCGAGCGGCTGGACGTTTTGACCGGCTCGGTGATGAGGTACATGCCGAGTTTGGCCCGGGTCATCGCGACGTAGAAGAGACAGAGTTTTTCGTAGGCGGCATCGGATTCCTCTTCGGCCATCCAGGCGGCAAGCGCGGGATCGTGATCGGCGAAGAGTTTCGGGGGGAGGCTGAGAATCCATTCGGTGTTGCGTTCGTCGTCTTTTTTCACGGCGAGCGAGTCGCGGCGGCGGGTGGAAAGGGAGTTGCCGGCGAGATCGGGGAGCACGACGAGATCGAAGCCGAGCCCCTTGGACTTGTGGATCGTCATGATGCGGATGACAGCGTCGGACTCGATTTCGCGAACGGTGTGGCGCTGGCAAAACCGGACGAATTCGGAAAAGTCGCGGCTGCCGGTTTCGTCGAAGAGGCGGGCGGCTTCGGCGAGCTGGTCGGCACGCTCGCGGTTGAAGGGGTCGAGCGGGGAGAGGGATGAAGGAGCAGCGCCTGTGGTGGAGGCACACGGGCTGGAAGCCCGTGCCACGCCGGAATCATGGGCAGGATGCCCATGCCACGTTGCGGGCGGGACGCCCGCGTCACGCGGAGAGGCAACGCTCACGGGCAGGGATGCCCGTGCCCCGTCGGATGCGGGCGGGACGCCCGCGCCACTTGTTTCCAGACGGCGGAGCCAGGTTTCGACGGTGCGTTCGAACCCGTCGGTATGGACTTCGCGGAGGAGGCCGGCGGAGAGGTGTTCGGGAGCGGTCCAGCGAAGGGCATCGAGGACGGCGCGCAAGGGGGTCATGCGGAGGTGCTCCCACGCGAGGGTGTCGCCGGGGTGGGCCGCTGCCTGGAAGAGGGCGAGGAGGGCGGCGGAGAGCGGGTTGTCGGCGCAGACGTGGAGATCGGAGGCGGCGATGGCGGGAAGGTTTCCTTGCGCACGAAGGTAATCGGCGAGGGCCGTGGCGGTGTCGTTGGTCTGGACGAGGACGGCGACCGAGAGGCCGCGGTCGAGCGGACGGATTTCCTGGAGGAGGCGGAGCGTGAGCGCGAAACGGGCTTCCTCGGCGTCGCCGTCGGTGTCGGCAAGGAGCCAGGCGGCATGGCCGTCGAGCGCGGGGCGAGCGCAGACATGGTCGCGCCACTCGTCAGACCAGCGTTGCGCGGCGGGAGCGGGCAGGTGGGTGGCGAGGGCGATGGCGTGGCCGAAGACGGCGTTGACCATGTCGATGATGGCGGGGGCGGAACGCCAGGATTTGTCGAGGCGTCCTTCGGCGATGAGGCCGGGGGTGGCGGCGTTGTAATGATCAAAAATCTCGCGGAAGAGGCGCGGGTCGCCGCCGCGCCAGGAAAAGATGGCCTGCTTGACGTCGCCGACGTAGAAAAAGCTGCGCGCCTGCCCGGAGTCCTGGATGGCTTCGTCGATGAGATTGCGGAGAATGCTCCACTGGCCGTGGCTGGTGTCCTGAAATTCGTCGAGGAGCCAGTGGTCGAAACGCGTGTCGAGCCGCCAGTCGATGAGAAGGCGGGCGTCGGGCGAAAGGCTGAAACCGGAAGATGTGGAACACAGGACAGGCGCGCCGGCTTCGGGCATGAGCAGGCGTTGCACGTCGGCGAAGGTCATGCGGCCGCTGCGGCGGACGAGGTCGCCATAAACGGCTTCATAGCCGCGCAGGACGGTGTGGATGCCCTGGGTCATCTGGATGCGGCGCGTGAACTCGCCGTGGAAAATCGAGCGCGTGAGCGTGGCGAGGGCGGCGCAGGCGGCGGGCGGGAGGGTCTGTTTCTTGCGCTCGATGACGAGTTGCACGTCCACGGGCTGGTCGCGGGCGGGTGCGAGGGCGTCCCATTGGTCGAGGACTTTTTCGAGCACGTAGGCGACGGGTTTGGGAAGCTCGGCGCCGGGGGACCAGTCTTCGAGCGTGGCGGCGAAATCGTGCCAGCGTTGACGCTGTTTTTCGTTCATCAGCGATTCGGGAGCGCTGCCGGCCCAGGCGCGGAGGGTTTGCAGGGCGGCGTCGCGATCGTTGTCGGCGACGGGAGCGAGCCAGGGCGAGGACGCGCCAGGCCAGATGCGGGCGGGGTTGCCCCAGGCGGCGGGTGCGGGTGCGTCGAGGTAGAGTTCCTGGTGCTCGTCGAGAAAGCGGTCGAGGCGCGGAGCGAGCCGTTTTTCCTCGGTGCCGAAGGTGGCGCGCTTGAAGGCTTCGATGAACTCGCGCGCGGCGTCATCGGGCGTCGCGCCGGCGGGGCTGAACATTTTCCGGAGGACGCGGCGGCGTTCGAGGTGCGAGCTGTGTTCCTGGAGGATTTCGAAGTCGCCGCCGAGGCCGAGTTCGAGCGGGAAGGTTCTCACAATTTTGCCGAAAAAACTGTCGAGCGTGCCGAGCGAGAGGCGGTGTATGTTTTCCACCATGACACGCAGCAGGGAGAGAAAATGCGGAGAGGGAGCGGCGGCGGCGGAAGAGGAGGGGGGGGGAGGGGAGGGGGGCGCAGATGCAGATGTCGAACGCTGAACACCGAACGCTGAACATTGAACATCGAACAGGCGACACTGCGCGTCGTCGGGGAAAAGTTCGCGCGCGAGGGTGGAGGCGTAGTCGGGGTCGGCGGCGGCGCGGGCGAGTTTTTTGAGGATTTCATCGGAAAATTCGCCGGCGGCCTTGCGGGTGAAGGTGAGGGCGACGATGCGTTCGGGGGCGGCGCCGAGCGCGAGGAGTTGCACGAAGCGGTTGGTGAGCGCGTACGTCTTGCCCGAGCCCGCCGAGGCGAGGATCATCCGGTGGCCGGGAGGTTGCAGGGGGGACGGGTTCATTGTTCGCAGGGCCATTCGATGCTGTCGGCGGCGCCGTTGTGGAAGAGGGCGGCGTAGTCGTCGTACGCGGCTTCGGCGGCGGTGAGTTCGGCGGGGGGCCAGAAACGGCGGGCGGCGATGGCGGCGACAATGCCTTCGGCGCAGGTGTCGGCGGCGCGTTGGGTGGCGGGCGTGTAGTCGAGCCATTCGCTGACGCGGGTTTCACCGATGGCTTTGGGGAGGTTGAAATAACCGCAGGCGACGGCGTCGCCATACTCGGGAGCGACGGCGCGGAGGTAGAGAGGGAGTTGCAGGTCGGTCCAGAGGAGAGAGCCAGCGGTGCCGGTGCCGGAGAAGAGCGTCCAGGGCGGGAGCGTATCCGGTGAATCGTTACGGCGGGGTTTGCGGAGATGGGCGTCGACCGGATTCACGGCCGAGTCGGAGGTTTTGTAGTCGAGCACGCGGATGGCGCCGGTGGTTTCGTTGCGATCGATGCGGTCGATTTTTCCGCGGACGGGGAGGCCGCCGATGACGAGATCGACGGGGTATTCGGTGCGTTCGATGAGCCAGCCTTCGGCGCGAAGGCGGGCCTGCTCCCCGGCGGCGCGCGAAAGGCGCTGGCGGGCGGATTCGAGTTGGACAACGAGGGGGAGCGGGAGCTGTTCGCCCCACGTGGCGCGGGCGCAGGCTTCGAGCCGGTCGAGCAGGAAATCGCGGAGGAGGGCCGGGTCGGCGCAGTCGCGCAGGCCGGATTCGGGGCGGCCCATGGCTTCGAGCGCGGCGTGGCAGAGATTGCCGAAATCGAGGGCGTCGAGTTCGGCTTTGTCCGGGTCGACGGCACGCATGCGGAGGGCGTGTTTGAGGTAGAAGCGGAAGGGGCAGCGCAAGTAGTCGCGGAACGCGGTGACGGAGAGTTTTTCGATGGGAGCGTCGGTGCGCGGAGCGAGTTTCCAGGCTCGGCGCCAGGCGAGGCTGGCGCGGCCGGAGGGAGGCGTGCCGAAGAGATAGAGGACGCGACCGGGGAGGTCGGCGTCGGCGCACTGGAGAAGAAGACGCGAGGGGCGGAGCGGGTCGCCGGCGGCGGAGGTCTTGCCGACGAGCAGGTCGAGGCGGCCAGTGGAGGAGAGGCCAGAGGCCAGAGGCCGGAGGCCAGAATCCGGAGAGCCAGCAGTTGTCGTAGCCGAAGTCTGTTCTCTGACTTCTGTCCTCTGGCCTCTGTCCTCTGGCCTCTGTCCTCTGGAGTAGACGAGGGTTTGCAGGAGGTACGCGTCGCGGGCGAAGCGGGCGGCGTTGGTCTTGAGGCCGAGGCGTTCGCGGAGGGATTCGGGGAGGAACGCGTCGCCGTTGACGGCTTCCGGGACGCGGCCGTCGTTGAGACCGGCGATGACGAGATGCGGGGTGTCGTCCCACGGGAGTTCGAGCCAGCCCTGGAGGTCGATGGCGCGGGGGGATTTTTCTTCGGGAAGGGTAGCATCGCCGAAGGCGCGGAGGGCGAGGTCGAAGGCGTCGGCAGGAGCGATGCGGGGGAAGCGGCGGAGGGCGGCGGTGGTGGCGGCGAGGGCATCGCGCCAGGCGCCGGCGGCTTCGACGGTGCGGGCATCGTCGGGGCGGGCGAGGTCGAATTCGCGTGCCGAAAACAGGTCGGCGAGGGTGGCGTCGAGTCCGGAAGGAAAGGGAGGCGCGAGGAGCTGGCGGGCGAGGGCGGCGATGGCGTCGAGGTCGGCGGCGAGGGAAATATTGCCGGCAGCGGCAGCGTGTTCGCGGGCGACGGAGAGCGTGGGGGGCAGGTGGGCGGCGTGGAGATTGTCGAGCGCGGCGAGAAAGCGGGCGGCGGACCAGTCGGCGCGATGGCGCGAGCGAAGCCAGTGAAGGATATCGGGGCAGCGGGCGAGCGCGGCGACGGACGGGAACGCGGGGTCGCGTTCGCGGGCGAGGTCGGCGAGCGCGGTGAGCAGGGCGTGAAGCGCGCCGGCGCGGTGGGGGCGGCCTTCGGGGTTGTGGGAAGGGATGCCGGCGCGGGCGAGCCCGGATTCGACGAGCGGAGTGATCTCGCCATCGGCGATGCCGATGGCGAGGACACCGTCGGCCGATTCGTATTGGCCGGCATATGACACGATGGCCGCGGCCTGGGCGGCGGGGTCCTCGCAGAGGCGTACGTGCTGTTTGAAATCGGGAAGGTCGAGCGGGCGGCGGGTCCAGGCGTCGGGCCGGGGGCGTCCGTAATGGTCAAAGAGCGCGGAGAGCCCGGCGGCGGACTCCGGGCCGTGCACGAGGATGTGCAAGGTGACTGCGGACGCAGCGGAGGCCGCGAGCCGGTCGAGCGAGCGAAGGGCGAGCGGGAGCGGATCGGGCGTGGCGATGACGGCGATACGGGTGATCGTGGAAGGCGGCATGCCGGAGGTGGCCGCGGTGATCTTGGCGAGCTGTCCGTCGCGGAGGCCGCGGCGGGCGAGGGCGGCGTCGTACACGGCTTCGAGCCGGCCGAGCTGTTGCCAGCGGACGGTTTCGGGAAAGTCGTCGCCGGCGCGGGCGGTGACGTCGCCCATGCGGAGGGCGTTCTCGGCCAGCGTGGCCTGGAGACGCTGGAATTCGCGGGCGAGGCGCGAGGACCAGGCGAAATTGCGCGCGGGCGGGTCGACGGGGAAAACGGCGCGGAAATCGTCGAGGTCGA harbors:
- a CDS encoding dehydrogenase — encoded protein: MKSKPIKIGQIGIGHNHASEKMRTLRNLPHLFEVVGVVEDDPVWRERRGNMEVYQGLPWMTEEELFDVPGLEAVAVETDGLELVPTAARCAARGLHMHLDKPGGESLPAFKALLDECERQNLCIQLGYMYRNNPAINFCKHAVRAGWLGDIFEVHAVMSRLDGDDYRKWVANFKGGAMYIFGGYLIDIVVALLGRPQNVTVFQRPTRDDGVNDNGFAVLEYPHTTASIRTSIVEVEGFKRRQLVVCGTRGTVEIQPLEHHSSRYAIDPLHVRLTLAQPCGEFSAGTHVVDVGVINGRYTGQLTELARIVRGEMKNPFPPAHEFLVHEALLAAAGY
- a CDS encoding theronine dehydrogenase-like Zn-dependent dehydrogenase; the protein is MKGYRITFPAPRTAKLETFDLPENCPSGHVLLETEYTLISPGTEMDMFHGRANTTGNFPKRPGYSAAGKILATGDGVTELKPGDRVIAYHSNHATLSIKEQRHVVRIEDPALDSKTAVFAIIAAMGLQGVRKLRLELGESAMIMGLGLLGLFATQCARLSGAMPIIALDYSEARRALALQLGADHVFSPDEKNLPATIKTLTGGGVNAVAEITGSPLAVKQALACTAPMGRVSLTGCSRTPTLDIDFYNDVHKPGITLIGAHNFVRPSENSRPGYWTLRDDLKMLLRFFAAGRLHAAPLIAEVVVPQKAPEIYQRLAAGGTNPPGILFDWRNAIA
- a CDS encoding ATP-dependent nuclease subunit B, yielding MPAVPRLHSLSWKKPLAPAAAAWLVGDREDRGPLDLSDTLVIVPTAQSGRRLREALAVLAAARGQAVFPPHVVSPERFITELLPPSPPAESSGFRVQGSGFPITEPVTKPETPNSKPETPNPKPGGEAAPATPVESLLAWIEVLDAIDLDDFRAVFPVDPPARNFAWSSRLAREFQRLQATLAENALRMGDVTARAGDDFPETVRWQQLGRLEAVYDAALARRGLRDGQLAKITAATSGMPPSTITRIAVIATPDPLPLALRSLDRLAASAASAVTLHILVHGPESAAGLSALFDHYGRPRPDAWTRRPLDLPDFKQHVRLCEDPAAQAAAIVSYAGQYESADGVLAIGIADGEITPLVESGLARAGIPSHNPEGRPHRAGALHALLTALADLARERDPAFPSVAALARCPDILHWLRSRHRADWSAARFLAALDNLHAAHLPPTLSVAREHAAAAGNISLAADLDAIAALARQLLAPPFPSGLDATLADLFSAREFDLARPDDARTVEAAGAWRDALAATTAALRRFPRIAPADAFDLALRAFGDATLPEEKSPRAIDLQGWLELPWDDTPHLVIAGLNDGRVPEAVNGDAFLPESLRERLGLKTNAARFARDAYLLQTLVYSRGQRPEDRGQRTEVREQTSATTTAGSPDSGLRPLASGLSSTGRLDLLVGKTSAAGDPLRPSRLLLQCADADLPGRVLYLFGTPPSGRASLAWRRAWKLAPRTDAPIEKLSVTAFRDYLRCPFRFYLKHALRMRAVDPDKAELDALDFGNLCHAALEAMGRPESGLRDCADPALLRDFLLDRLEACARATWGEQLPLPLVVQLESARQRLSRAAGEQARLRAEGWLIERTEYPVDLVIGGLPVRGKIDRIDRNETTGAIRVLDYKTSDSAVNPVDAHLRKPRRNDSPDTLPPWTLFSGTGTAGSLLWTDLQLPLYLRAVAPEYGDAVACGYFNLPKAIGETRVSEWLDYTPATQRAADTCAEGIVAAIAARRFWPPAELTAAEAAYDDYAALFHNGAADSIEWPCEQ
- a CDS encoding oxidoreductase is translated as MPSAAKTWKIALLHDTRIQGRGGHLTHLAFRGLPGVETVALVDSNPDGIAERLRETEAVRHYTTCEEMLDAETPDILVICSRIPGEHLAPIGAAARKGVHVFCEKPLTIDLREADRIVQLAEENRVRIAVAHLGRHALVFQTAKRMIEAGAIGRPLTFYGRGKEDARGGMEDMLVLGTHLLDLACFFFGPPESVFADISVNGRPLRREDRIATTEPLGPVAGDDVMAFYKFPDGVRGLFESRKNLASRGVRMGLTIEGSTGTLAVRYDEDRKLRLSRSPFPPEDESRFDDVPLREERVIPGARPLDLDALAGHHRYFAENNRLAAWDLIRSIEENREPLAGARDARTVLEMIHGAWASQLTGRAVRLPLEDRRHPLE
- a CDS encoding DNA helicase UvrD, whose protein sequence is MVENIHRLSLGTLDSFFGKIVRTFPLELGLGGDFEILQEHSSHLERRRVLRKMFSPAGATPDDAAREFIEAFKRATFGTEEKRLAPRLDRFLDEHQELYLDAPAPAAWGNPARIWPGASSPWLAPVADNDRDAALQTLRAWAGSAPESLMNEKQRQRWHDFAATLEDWSPGAELPKPVAYVLEKVLDQWDALAPARDQPVDVQLVIERKKQTLPPAACAALATLTRSIFHGEFTRRIQMTQGIHTVLRGYEAVYGDLVRRSGRMTFADVQRLLMPEAGAPVLCSTSSGFSLSPDARLLIDWRLDTRFDHWLLDEFQDTSHGQWSILRNLIDEAIQDSGQARSFFYVGDVKQAIFSWRGGDPRLFREIFDHYNAATPGLIAEGRLDKSWRSAPAIIDMVNAVFGHAIALATHLPAPAAQRWSDEWRDHVCARPALDGHAAWLLADTDGDAEEARFALTLRLLQEIRPLDRGLSVAVLVQTNDTATALADYLRAQGNLPAIAASDLHVCADNPLSAALLALFQAAAHPGDTLAWEHLRMTPLRAVLDALRWTAPEHLSAGLLREVHTDGFERTVETWLRRLETSGAGVPPASDGARASLPVSVASPRDAGVPPATWHGHPAHDSGVARASSPCASTTGAAPSSLSPLDPFNRERADQLAEAARLFDETGSRDFSEFVRFCQRHTVREIESDAVIRIMTIHKSKGLGFDLVVLPDLAGNSLSTRRRDSLAVKKDDERNTEWILSLPPKLFADHDPALAAWMAEEESDAAYEKLCLFYVAMTRAKLGMYLITEPVKTSSRSRNFPRILAESLGTAGDEVTIGDLTLPAAWSTGNPAWFRDCPDNTCAGAAAFLPLPDTGNSPSDPAGRSASRRSGRNAAAPFQPVRRLIPRTPSDAKTGTLPGALVFGNTGDHAAAFGTAVHNALAAVEWLDTWEADAWTAALFAAGIPEPAIAEARACIENAATCSAVFARPDARAEVWRERTFEVAFGDTWYTGTFDRVVIRRDASGRAFSATIHDFKTDRLRDDADHARATARYASQLDIYRRAAALLTGLPVEKIETRLLFTKRLP
- a CDS encoding transcriptional regulator, which codes for MITIQEIARDARVSTATVSRVFSNHPNVKAGIRERVLQVARSRDYHPRLSGRRRNVMLITPSRSAYPVQNYVEMVVSHLAGELAARGYRIEILPADNLDRLENIPFCGAIRIGSDEVPWNNWNARFDAPLVMIDREVTPPLPNVFSVRSNEKQGMELAVEYLFRRGHRRIGCLVSMSKLGNPLQRERYLEEALAERKLPAGKSLVRLPTEENFVEEVGKLLRNKPDAIFSPGGSGGIITAYALSLYGKRVPDDISLVVSERAMISRYCIPPQTAITQDYHALAVAAVDVIDARLRRQDFPRETVLDYQLIERDSVADRAADRPVLTNHPVPGGPGGST
- a CDS encoding dehydrogenase — encoded protein: MKLKDQVAIVTGGGGVLGGAIARKLAAEGARIVLFDIRAEFAEQNARTITAAGAAAEPVGLDITNPDDVRARVDDVFARHGRIDILVNCAGGSARKRMKVFHEQSLDVVRDVIAVNLFGTLNCTHAVARHMVAARSGRIVNIGSTVGVQGLARSVDYAAAKGAIIAATRALAKELGPHDINVNCVSPGIVLREKTDDPATFARRHSYLNRLCTPDDIASVVVFLTLPESGYILGQNHVVDGGRSLAMMGSDTRA